The following are from one region of the Paenibacillus sp. JZ16 genome:
- a CDS encoding phage holin family protein yields the protein MQFLGHVVRFIVAALVLMVVGWIVPQFTVGGFGSALLLALVIALIGWAIEGIFGKKVTPFGRGIVGFLVSALVIYLAQFIVGGVSVSVLGALLAALVIGIIDLFIPISTPFEAGKTRK from the coding sequence ATGCAATTTCTCGGGCACGTTGTTCGATTTATCGTTGCCGCGCTCGTTCTTATGGTTGTCGGATGGATTGTCCCCCAATTCACCGTCGGCGGATTCGGAAGCGCCCTGTTGCTTGCACTCGTTATAGCCCTGATTGGTTGGGCTATTGAGGGCATCTTCGGCAAAAAAGTCACGCCTTTTGGACGTGGCATCGTGGGCTTCCTAGTGAGCGCACTCGTGATTTACCTTGCCCAATTCATCGTTGGAGGCGTTAGCGTCTCCGTATTGGGCGCCTTGCTTGCTGCACTGGTCATCGGGATCATCGATCTGTTCATTCCGATTTCCACCCCTTTTGAAGCAGGCAAAACCCGCAAATAG
- a CDS encoding cell division protein ZapA, with protein sequence MTTSDRKSVTVDIYGTSYKLVGSSSDYTRQVANYVDDRMRTISKAHSRLDTPRIAVLAAVHMAEEALQKLEFQNEAKQMTAERNELRTELAKVQGLQIEQQERHRQQLEQLEGKLAEQTTLAEEYRKSKENLTAESERTKELLQKESDRVAELLKEKQQLEARLKEQREKLESGHKQSIEDMKRRYEGQISQLTLTHRQAIEKLEQSQRTSAKQAEEKLAEQLKKQESTYKQEALLKEQQHSKTVQDLEQKYTKTVQDLEQKNAKTVQDLEQKKAKTVQDMEQKHTRTVQDLEKQLAEQRTRGGQLQSRLSSAEKELGIVKAESDKLKEALQSSRQQAEASSQELRSFRTKVEGLTKELEGLKQESAKSEEERRRLQKLVVDANQTSRKQQEELQRLSSELQSWRTLADQRKEETGELEMRIVELMEANESLEEGMKGLQDEIQVMKDEADRSMSERRSAQEELKELQLRHEELEKLTKEAGTREEETSKLYAMLEEEYDTVSNQLDELRKKAAASEERARELAEQLRDSEERAVQWQEQYQQWMAEREQLAKDSEKLAAERDEWKRTKLALEEELQSWQQEIASARQACERLEDEKSEAAQQYSDLGEQYELVMHQYRLLQAEQELKAEQSAQLEEEHRKLKEEYAKLQVEYNEWIELIEQDQR encoded by the coding sequence TTGACTACATCGGACCGTAAAAGCGTTACCGTAGACATCTACGGAACTTCCTATAAACTCGTTGGCAGTAGCAGTGATTATACCAGACAGGTAGCGAATTATGTAGATGACCGCATGCGTACCATATCCAAGGCGCACTCTCGATTGGATACCCCGCGCATTGCCGTCCTAGCTGCAGTACATATGGCTGAAGAAGCTTTGCAGAAGCTGGAGTTTCAGAATGAGGCCAAGCAGATGACGGCCGAGCGGAATGAACTGCGCACGGAGCTTGCCAAGGTGCAAGGACTTCAAATCGAGCAGCAGGAGAGACATCGTCAGCAGCTGGAGCAGCTGGAGGGCAAGCTGGCGGAGCAGACAACGCTGGCTGAGGAATACAGGAAGTCCAAGGAGAATCTAACCGCGGAGTCAGAGCGTACGAAGGAATTGCTCCAGAAGGAATCGGACCGCGTGGCGGAACTGCTGAAGGAGAAGCAGCAGCTTGAGGCGCGTCTTAAGGAGCAGCGTGAGAAGCTGGAGAGCGGCCATAAGCAGTCTATTGAAGATATGAAGCGCCGCTATGAAGGGCAAATTTCACAGCTGACGCTCACTCATAGGCAGGCCATCGAGAAGCTGGAACAGAGTCAACGGACTTCTGCGAAGCAGGCCGAAGAGAAGCTGGCTGAACAATTGAAGAAACAGGAGAGCACCTATAAACAAGAGGCGCTCCTGAAGGAGCAGCAGCACTCGAAGACCGTGCAGGATCTGGAGCAGAAGTATACGAAGACGGTGCAGGATCTGGAACAGAAGAATGCGAAAACCGTGCAGGATCTGGAACAGAAGAAAGCGAAAACCGTCCAGGATATGGAGCAAAAGCATACGAGGACCGTTCAGGATCTGGAGAAGCAGCTTGCCGAGCAGCGAACGCGCGGTGGTCAGCTCCAATCACGTTTGTCGTCCGCGGAGAAGGAACTGGGTATTGTAAAAGCGGAATCGGACAAGCTGAAGGAAGCGCTCCAATCGTCCAGGCAGCAAGCCGAAGCCTCTTCGCAGGAATTGCGTTCCTTCCGTACGAAGGTGGAGGGGCTGACGAAGGAGCTCGAAGGACTGAAGCAGGAATCCGCCAAGTCGGAGGAAGAGCGCCGTCGTCTGCAGAAACTTGTGGTGGATGCGAATCAGACCTCCCGCAAGCAGCAGGAAGAGCTGCAGCGTCTAAGCAGCGAGCTTCAATCCTGGCGTACGCTGGCTGATCAGCGCAAAGAGGAAACCGGCGAGCTGGAGATGCGAATTGTCGAGCTTATGGAAGCGAACGAGAGCCTGGAAGAAGGAATGAAGGGACTTCAGGATGAAATCCAGGTCATGAAGGACGAAGCTGACCGGAGCATGTCCGAGCGCCGAAGTGCCCAAGAGGAATTGAAGGAACTGCAGCTTCGCCATGAAGAATTGGAGAAGCTCACGAAGGAAGCGGGAACCCGAGAGGAAGAGACCAGCAAACTGTACGCCATGCTGGAAGAAGAATACGATACGGTGTCGAATCAGCTGGATGAGCTTCGCAAGAAGGCAGCTGCCAGTGAAGAGCGCGCACGTGAACTCGCCGAGCAGCTGAGAGATTCAGAGGAACGCGCCGTTCAGTGGCAGGAGCAATACCAGCAATGGATGGCGGAACGGGAGCAGCTTGCCAAGGACAGCGAGAAGCTGGCCGCCGAGCGCGATGAGTGGAAACGAACCAAGCTTGCTCTCGAAGAAGAGCTCCAGTCCTGGCAGCAGGAAATTGCATCCGCACGCCAAGCCTGTGAGCGTCTGGAAGACGAGAAAAGTGAAGCGGCGCAGCAGTATTCCGATTTAGGTGAACAGTATGAGCTGGTTATGCACCAGTATCGTCTGCTCCAGGCAGAACAGGAATTGAAGGCGGAGCAATCTGCGCAGCTTGAAGAAGAACACCGTAAGCTGAAGGAAGAGTATGCGAAGCTCCAAGTTGAATATAATGAGTGGATCGAGTTGATTGAGCAGGATCAGCGTTAG
- a CDS encoding cytochrome C oxidase subunit II, whose translation MKKGIALLVSCMLLFVLAACGGDQKESQGGSGISDTGVAPEAELVIKGTNFQFDQEEYRLKKGVPVKITYENEDGNHGVMIPALGLQLDRKNNSAVVTPDEAGEFEVSCSIMCGAGHSKMISKLIVEE comes from the coding sequence GTGAAAAAAGGCATAGCTTTACTTGTTTCATGTATGCTCCTTTTTGTATTGGCTGCCTGCGGCGGAGACCAGAAAGAGTCCCAAGGAGGTTCCGGGATCTCGGATACTGGCGTAGCACCGGAAGCTGAACTCGTCATTAAGGGCACCAATTTTCAATTCGACCAAGAGGAATATCGACTCAAGAAAGGTGTGCCCGTCAAGATCACTTACGAGAACGAAGACGGCAACCACGGCGTTATGATTCCTGCACTTGGCCTGCAGCTGGACCGTAAAAACAACTCCGCTGTCGTTACGCCGGATGAAGCGGGAGAATTCGAAGTTTCGTGTTCCATTATGTGTGGAGCGGGTCACAGCAAAATGATCTCCAAACTTATCGTCGAAGAATAG
- the pheT gene encoding phenylalanine--tRNA ligase subunit beta gives MRVSTDWLSDYISLEGVTSEDLASRITSAGIEIDVIEKRNQGINKVVVGYVKSKEKHPDADKLNVCIVDAGQEEDLQIVCGAKNVDAGQKVPVALVGAKLPGGMDIKKAKLRGVLSQGMICSAKELGMNDKLLPKELQEGILVLPTDTEIGKPIVDVLGLNDEILELDLTPNRSDCLSMLGAAYEVSAILGRELSLPNPEKEMLEVQDAAADHISVTIGADEQCSHYAARYITGVKIGPSPLWMQNRLMAAGVRPISNIVDITNYVMLEYGQPLHAFDADQLKDGAVHVRMAEAGETMVTLDGTERRLEPHMLVITAGGKPVALAGVMGGLESEVTDSTVNIFLESAKFDGGTVRKTSRQLGLRSEASSRFEKEVDPAAVIPALNRAAALMAKYAGGAVHQGIVEAGSADTEPTVITLSLEKLNRYLGTDLSLLEVKTIFARLHFPCGDAGQGLVDVQVPSRRGDIVLDVDLIEEVARLYGYDNIPTTAIEGPTTPGSLTIAQAIRRSLRRLLTHSGFQEVLGYSFIHPQQAEMFTSLSSDGTAVKLAMPMSEDRSVLRTSLLPQLLDIAVYNHNRKQPDLALFEIGNLFHTHEKTLTKQPLERPVLGLLLSGRKGSKQWNVQPAKVDFFDLKGALETVLDYLGIRAEDITYEANGPVGFHPGRSASVYAGQGENKKLLGVLGQIHPKTQQELDLEDAYAAEILLEPLYELTNARVVYRDLPRFPGMERDLAIVVNEEVEAGSLIQVIKENAGELLQQIQVFDVFTGSKLGEGKKSVAISMTYRHQERTLTDEEVAGVTEKAVAALQQTFGAELRK, from the coding sequence GTGTGCGGAGCCAAAAATGTGGATGCGGGCCAGAAGGTGCCGGTGGCGCTTGTGGGCGCGAAGCTGCCTGGCGGTATGGATATCAAGAAGGCCAAGCTGCGCGGCGTGCTCTCCCAAGGCATGATCTGCTCGGCGAAGGAACTGGGCATGAATGACAAACTGCTGCCTAAAGAGCTGCAGGAAGGGATTCTGGTACTTCCGACGGATACGGAAATCGGCAAACCGATTGTGGATGTGCTCGGTCTGAACGATGAAATTTTGGAACTGGATCTGACACCGAACCGCTCTGACTGCCTCAGCATGCTGGGAGCCGCTTACGAAGTGAGCGCCATACTGGGGCGTGAGCTCAGTCTTCCGAATCCGGAAAAGGAAATGCTGGAAGTTCAAGATGCAGCGGCCGATCATATCTCGGTTACGATTGGCGCTGACGAGCAGTGCAGCCATTATGCGGCACGCTACATTACCGGTGTAAAGATCGGTCCTTCTCCGCTGTGGATGCAGAACCGCTTGATGGCGGCAGGCGTGCGCCCGATCAGTAATATCGTGGACATTACAAACTATGTGATGCTGGAATATGGCCAGCCGCTGCATGCTTTTGATGCCGATCAGCTGAAGGATGGCGCGGTTCACGTGCGTATGGCTGAAGCTGGCGAAACGATGGTGACGCTGGACGGCACGGAGCGTCGTCTGGAGCCGCATATGCTGGTGATTACAGCTGGCGGCAAGCCAGTGGCCTTGGCTGGCGTTATGGGCGGCCTGGAATCCGAAGTAACGGACAGCACGGTGAATATTTTCTTGGAATCGGCGAAGTTCGATGGCGGAACCGTACGCAAAACATCCCGTCAGCTCGGACTGCGTTCAGAGGCAAGCTCCCGCTTCGAGAAGGAAGTGGATCCCGCCGCAGTTATCCCTGCACTGAACCGTGCAGCGGCACTGATGGCGAAATATGCCGGCGGCGCTGTCCATCAGGGAATCGTCGAAGCAGGCAGTGCGGACACCGAGCCTACCGTGATTACTTTATCGCTGGAGAAGCTCAATCGTTATCTTGGTACGGATCTGTCCCTGCTTGAGGTCAAAACGATCTTTGCCCGGTTGCATTTCCCTTGCGGAGATGCGGGCCAAGGATTGGTGGATGTGCAAGTGCCGTCCCGCCGCGGCGATATCGTGCTTGACGTAGATCTTATTGAAGAGGTGGCCCGTCTGTATGGATACGACAATATCCCGACAACGGCCATAGAAGGTCCGACGACACCGGGTTCATTGACGATCGCTCAGGCCATCCGCCGCTCGCTTCGCCGTTTGCTGACGCATAGCGGATTCCAGGAGGTTCTGGGTTATTCCTTTATCCATCCGCAGCAAGCGGAAATGTTCACTTCCCTGTCGTCAGACGGGACAGCGGTTAAGCTGGCCATGCCAATGAGCGAGGACCGCAGCGTCCTTCGTACCAGCTTGCTCCCACAGCTGCTGGATATCGCGGTGTACAACCATAACCGCAAGCAGCCGGACCTGGCCCTGTTTGAAATAGGGAACCTGTTCCATACACATGAGAAGACGTTGACGAAGCAGCCGCTGGAGCGTCCGGTTCTTGGTTTGCTGCTGTCGGGACGCAAAGGCAGCAAGCAATGGAATGTCCAGCCGGCCAAAGTGGATTTCTTCGATTTGAAGGGTGCGCTCGAGACGGTGCTCGACTATCTTGGAATTCGCGCGGAAGATATCACTTACGAGGCTAACGGACCGGTTGGCTTCCATCCGGGGCGTTCCGCTTCCGTGTATGCGGGTCAAGGCGAGAATAAGAAGCTGCTAGGTGTGCTCGGACAAATTCATCCGAAGACGCAGCAGGAGCTGGATTTGGAAGATGCTTATGCCGCTGAAATTCTGCTTGAGCCGCTGTATGAGCTGACCAACGCCCGCGTCGTTTACCGCGATTTGCCTAGATTTCCGGGCATGGAACGAGATCTTGCCATCGTCGTGAATGAGGAGGTTGAAGCCGGCTCCCTGATTCAAGTGATCAAGGAGAATGCAGGTGAGCTTCTGCAGCAGATTCAGGTGTTTGACGTCTTCACGGGCAGCAAGCTTGGAGAGGGCAAGAAGAGTGTTGCCATCTCCATGACGTACCGTCATCAGGAACGGACCCTGACCGATGAAGAGGTTGCCGGCGTCACGGAAAAAGCGGTTGCTGCCCTTCAGCAAACTTTTGGCGCAGAATTAAGAAAATAG
- a CDS encoding DUF350 domain-containing protein, which produces MTEAIDHLLAHPLGVLVGYFSVAILALIVYLYCFELVTKYNCWDEIRKGNIAAAMATGGKIFGIGNVMRYSITANTSIYGMIKWSFFGFILLLLAYWLLEFLTPVFSVDEEIGKDNRAVGLIVLLITVSLSYIIGASII; this is translated from the coding sequence ATGACGGAAGCGATTGATCATTTGCTGGCCCATCCACTCGGGGTGCTCGTCGGCTATTTCTCGGTTGCGATACTTGCACTTATTGTTTACTTGTATTGCTTTGAATTGGTTACCAAGTACAATTGCTGGGATGAAATACGCAAAGGAAACATCGCGGCGGCCATGGCGACCGGCGGGAAGATCTTTGGCATCGGTAACGTGATGCGGTACAGCATAACGGCGAATACGTCCATTTATGGCATGATTAAATGGTCGTTCTTCGGGTTTATACTGCTTTTATTGGCTTATTGGTTGCTTGAGTTCTTGACGCCTGTGTTTTCGGTCGATGAAGAGATTGGCAAGGATAACCGAGCAGTGGGCTTGATCGTACTTCTTATCACCGTATCTTTATCTTACATTATTGGAGCGAGCATCATTTAA
- a CDS encoding endonuclease MutS2: MNDKILQTLEYRKILNTLTKYTQTSMGSDRAEKLMPETDLEAVKDLLAATDQAYTVDRLKGNPSFRGITDINDALKRARIGGTLSPHELLATSNTIHGSRRIKRFIAAIHEDEKIEILYNLSDLISEQKPLEDAIRLCIDDAAEVLDSASAELSQIRRELRGGEVRIREKLESMIRSQSVAKMLQDQLITIRGDRFVIPVKAEYRSHFGGIVHDQSGSGATLFIEPESIVAMNNKLRETRMREEREIEVILQKLTAQVGEQAELLSIDLDLIGQLDFIFAKARLAHVMKASLPRMNDRGYIKLRKGRHPLIPADQVVPLDVELGNSYTSIIVTGPNTGGKTVTLKTIGLLNLMAMSGLFIPAEEGSQMCVFDAIYADIGDEQSIEQSLSTFSSHMTNIIRILSQMTPKSLVLLDEVGAGTDPAEGSALAISILEHIHRMGCRMIATTHYSELKAYAYERKGVINASMEFDINTLSPTYRLLVGVPGRSNAFAIAERLGLPGSILEFARGEVKEEDQRVEHMIASLEENRHTAEVEREKAEQVRKEMEDLRLRHQHELQKLEEQKDKLVDKARAEARQIVDKARSEAEEIIADLRKIAQEEGASVKEHKLIAARKRLDDAEPQQGKKTAGQRSAQQQRSIEPGDEVRVYSLNQKGHVVEMAGSKEAVVQLGIMKMKVSLDDLELLSNPAANAKQAPKQHATVLKRTRDTNIRNELDLRGANLEEALIEVDRFIDEAFLGNLGQIYIIHGKGTGILRTGIQDYLRKHKHVKSHRLGNYGEGGNGVTIAELK; encoded by the coding sequence TTGAATGACAAGATTTTGCAAACTTTAGAATACCGGAAAATTTTAAATACATTAACAAAATACACGCAAACCTCCATGGGAAGTGATAGAGCTGAAAAGTTAATGCCTGAAACCGACCTGGAGGCTGTAAAGGATCTGCTTGCGGCTACCGATCAGGCCTACACCGTAGACAGGCTCAAGGGCAATCCGTCTTTCCGCGGGATTACCGATATCAATGATGCTTTGAAGCGGGCCAGAATCGGAGGGACGCTCAGTCCCCATGAATTGCTGGCTACGTCGAATACGATTCATGGATCACGCCGAATCAAGCGGTTTATTGCGGCGATTCATGAGGACGAGAAGATTGAGATCCTCTATAATCTGAGTGATCTTATTTCGGAGCAAAAGCCCCTGGAAGACGCCATTCGGCTGTGTATTGATGATGCTGCTGAGGTCCTTGACTCCGCAAGCGCCGAGCTTTCCCAGATCCGGCGGGAGCTGAGGGGCGGAGAAGTTCGCATTCGCGAGAAACTGGAGTCCATGATTCGATCGCAATCCGTGGCGAAGATGCTGCAGGACCAGTTAATTACAATACGCGGCGACCGTTTTGTCATCCCCGTTAAAGCGGAATATCGCTCGCATTTTGGCGGTATCGTGCACGACCAGTCCGGGTCAGGCGCGACGCTGTTTATTGAGCCGGAATCCATCGTAGCCATGAACAACAAGCTGCGCGAGACGCGAATGCGGGAAGAGCGGGAGATCGAAGTGATTTTGCAGAAGCTGACCGCCCAGGTCGGCGAACAGGCTGAGCTGCTGTCCATTGACTTGGATCTGATCGGCCAGCTCGACTTTATTTTTGCCAAGGCTCGTTTGGCCCATGTCATGAAGGCTTCACTGCCAAGAATGAATGACAGAGGCTATATTAAGCTGCGTAAAGGCCGACATCCGCTGATTCCGGCGGATCAGGTTGTGCCGCTTGATGTGGAATTGGGCAATTCCTATACATCCATCATCGTCACGGGTCCGAATACCGGCGGTAAGACGGTTACGCTCAAAACGATCGGGTTATTAAACCTGATGGCGATGTCCGGACTCTTTATTCCAGCCGAAGAAGGCAGCCAGATGTGCGTGTTTGATGCGATCTACGCGGACATTGGTGATGAGCAAAGCATTGAGCAGAGCCTCAGTACCTTCTCCAGCCATATGACGAACATCATCCGAATATTGAGCCAGATGACGCCAAAGAGTCTCGTGCTGCTTGATGAGGTTGGAGCAGGGACCGACCCTGCGGAGGGTTCAGCTCTGGCGATTTCCATCCTGGAGCATATCCACCGCATGGGCTGCCGCATGATTGCGACGACGCACTATTCTGAATTGAAGGCTTATGCATATGAACGCAAAGGCGTAATTAACGCCAGCATGGAGTTCGATATCAATACCCTAAGCCCGACCTACCGGCTTCTGGTAGGCGTACCTGGACGCAGTAATGCGTTTGCCATTGCAGAACGTTTGGGATTGCCGGGATCCATTCTGGAATTTGCCCGTGGCGAAGTCAAGGAAGAGGATCAACGGGTGGAGCATATGATTGCATCCCTCGAAGAGAACCGTCACACCGCGGAAGTTGAGCGTGAGAAGGCGGAGCAGGTTCGGAAGGAAATGGAGGACCTGCGTCTTCGTCACCAGCACGAGCTTCAGAAGCTGGAAGAGCAGAAGGACAAGCTGGTTGATAAAGCACGTGCCGAGGCGAGACAGATCGTGGACAAGGCTCGGAGTGAGGCAGAGGAAATCATCGCGGATTTGCGCAAGATAGCCCAAGAAGAAGGGGCTTCCGTTAAGGAGCATAAGCTGATTGCTGCCAGAAAGCGTTTGGATGATGCCGAACCGCAGCAAGGCAAGAAGACGGCTGGCCAGCGTTCAGCGCAGCAGCAGCGCAGCATTGAGCCTGGTGACGAGGTTCGGGTATACAGCCTGAATCAGAAAGGGCACGTCGTGGAAATGGCCGGCTCGAAAGAAGCGGTTGTTCAGCTCGGCATCATGAAGATGAAGGTATCGCTGGATGATTTGGAGCTGCTGTCGAATCCGGCAGCAAACGCTAAACAGGCGCCGAAACAGCATGCGACCGTCTTGAAACGGACTCGCGATACCAACATCCGGAACGAGCTGGATTTAAGAGGCGCGAATCTGGAAGAAGCGCTGATTGAGGTGGATCGGTTCATTGATGAGGCATTTCTGGGGAACTTGGGTCAGATTTACATCATTCATGGCAAAGGCACCGGGATCTTGCGAACCGGAATTCAGGATTATTTGCGCAAGCACAAGCATGTTAAGAGTCATCGTTTAGGTAATTACGGTGAAGGCGGCAATGGCGTTACCATTGCCGAGCTGAAGTAA